The following are from one region of the Maribacter aquivivus genome:
- a CDS encoding dipeptidase, producing the protein MKQFIYLLCTITVISCGEKKEKIEETTLEKAHRIHDAVITIDTHNDINVKNFVDSVNYSQRLDNQVNLPKMKEGGLDVTWLIVYTGQDTLTDEGYAKAKENAMSKFEAIHKLCEDIAPEEIELALTSADVQRIVGAGKKAAMIGVENAYPIGTDLTQFKTYHDLGARYISLAHNGHSQFSDSNTGEADDFWLHNGLSDLGKEAVVEMNKLGIMIDVSHPSKEAMKQMIALSKAPIIASHSSARALCDHSRNLDDEQLMMMKENGGVVQTVAFSSYLNTEKHDARAAYMKSIYEKVADSLDIAWYERSQFSSLSDADKEAFMENYPKVLKIGKELVANKSYAPEAVNVSDFVDHIDYIVKLIGIDYVGISSDFDGGGGIEGWNDASETFNVTLELVERGYTEEDIAKLWGGNLMRVLDQVQEIAKEMGES; encoded by the coding sequence ATGAAGCAGTTCATCTATTTATTATGTACTATAACCGTAATCTCTTGCGGAGAAAAAAAAGAGAAAATTGAAGAAACTACCTTAGAAAAAGCACATCGAATTCATGATGCTGTTATTACTATTGATACACATAATGACATCAATGTCAAAAACTTTGTAGACAGTGTAAATTACAGTCAGAGGTTAGATAACCAAGTTAATTTACCTAAGATGAAAGAAGGTGGTTTAGACGTCACTTGGCTCATCGTTTATACAGGACAAGATACGTTGACAGATGAAGGTTATGCCAAGGCAAAGGAGAACGCCATGTCAAAATTTGAAGCTATCCATAAATTGTGCGAAGATATTGCTCCTGAAGAAATAGAATTAGCGTTAACATCTGCGGATGTACAACGAATTGTTGGGGCTGGAAAAAAAGCTGCAATGATCGGTGTTGAAAACGCCTACCCGATCGGAACAGATTTAACGCAGTTTAAAACCTACCATGATTTAGGTGCCCGTTATATTTCATTGGCTCATAATGGCCATAGTCAATTTTCAGATTCTAATACCGGTGAAGCCGATGATTTTTGGTTGCATAACGGATTAAGCGATTTGGGCAAGGAAGCTGTAGTAGAAATGAATAAGTTAGGTATCATGATAGATGTTTCTCACCCTTCAAAAGAAGCTATGAAACAAATGATAGCATTATCAAAAGCACCAATAATAGCATCTCATTCATCTGCAAGAGCATTATGTGACCATAGTCGAAACTTAGATGATGAGCAGTTAATGATGATGAAAGAAAATGGCGGCGTAGTACAAACCGTTGCGTTTAGCTCATACTTAAATACTGAAAAACATGATGCTAGAGCTGCCTACATGAAATCTATTTATGAAAAAGTAGCTGATTCTTTAGATATAGCTTGGTATGAGCGATCTCAGTTCTCAAGCCTATCTGACGCTGATAAAGAAGCCTTTATGGAAAACTATCCAAAGGTTTTAAAAATAGGAAAAGAATTAGTTGCTAACAAGTCTTACGCTCCTGAAGCAGTAAATGTTTCAGATTTCGTAGACCATATAGATTATATAGTAAAGCTAATAGGCATTGACTACGTTGGTATCAGCTCTGACTTTGATGGTGGCGGTGGTATTGAGGGGTGGAACGATGCTTCTGAAACCTTCAATGTAACCCTAGAACTTGTAGAACGTGGCTATACTGAAGAAGATATTGCTAAATTATGGGGCGGTAACCTTATGAGAGTACTTGACCAAGTACAAGAAATTGCTAAAGAAATGGGTGAGAGTTAA
- a CDS encoding ATP-binding protein — protein MSISKTKDLLGQLSQLERTVSEFSFEELNANEAKELKSSFNIFRSSLERHIYTPKSDQSVSEKTEVPAIENQEISEKQFITHVSHEIRTPLNSIIGYANLLKEEKLTRGQHKKVDAIQFASNTLLKLINEVLEYSKLSSGNNNFETVDFNLHSLLKDVMFLCETLILDRKIELLIDIDENVPKIIKGDPSKLSQILLNLLGNSVKFVHQGFIKLEVFTKEQINNECLIEFSVADTGIGISSEKIKTIFNSYTQAENDTSKKYGGTGLGLTITKEIIDKLNGEIEIDSTIDSGTTVRFRMPYAIGNATTASRKSLKKDTKKKNSGLLAGTEILIFEDNEMNQHLIVEQLTKWGCKVHVDVDLDKGLYLLSSRKIDLILMDLKMPNQNGFEVSKEIRKHKNKKVNSVPIIAFSADFTEQDSKECKEIGINDFLLKPYTLDDLMATIVKNKKLNTNTADFASILQKPMIELKETTVVNLDSLMKDCFGEIDMLNELVKLFKLNAIEFIGNVKIHLKTENLKEIALSAHKLKAGFAMIKADGMRKLIVELENSCKTNQPEKVKELYKIFLTDYPLLEENLSNELEKMNKK, from the coding sequence ATGTCAATTTCAAAAACTAAGGATTTACTTGGTCAATTATCTCAACTAGAAAGAACAGTTAGCGAATTCTCTTTTGAAGAATTAAATGCTAATGAAGCTAAAGAGTTAAAAAGCTCTTTTAATATTTTTCGATCTAGTTTAGAAAGACATATTTATACACCTAAATCGGATCAAAGTGTTTCTGAAAAAACAGAGGTTCCTGCAATAGAAAATCAAGAGATTTCAGAAAAGCAGTTTATAACTCATGTTAGTCACGAAATTAGAACTCCGTTGAATAGTATAATTGGGTATGCAAATCTTTTAAAAGAAGAAAAGCTAACTCGTGGTCAACATAAAAAAGTAGATGCCATACAATTTGCATCAAATACACTTTTGAAACTGATCAATGAAGTTTTAGAATATTCTAAATTATCTTCTGGTAACAACAATTTTGAAACGGTAGATTTTAATCTACATAGTTTACTTAAAGATGTTATGTTCTTATGTGAAACATTGATTTTAGATCGCAAAATAGAGCTATTAATAGATATCGACGAGAACGTACCTAAAATTATTAAGGGGGATCCATCTAAGCTATCTCAAATACTACTTAACCTTTTAGGTAATTCAGTAAAGTTTGTACATCAAGGATTTATAAAATTAGAGGTTTTTACTAAAGAACAAATTAATAATGAATGTCTTATAGAATTTTCTGTTGCCGATACTGGTATTGGCATCTCTAGTGAAAAAATTAAGACCATATTCAACAGTTATACACAAGCAGAAAATGATACTTCTAAAAAATATGGTGGTACAGGACTTGGATTGACCATAACTAAAGAAATTATAGATAAGCTGAACGGCGAAATAGAAATTGATAGCACTATAGATAGCGGAACAACTGTTCGGTTTAGAATGCCTTATGCTATTGGTAACGCCACTACGGCTTCACGTAAATCTTTAAAGAAGGATACAAAAAAGAAGAATAGCGGATTATTAGCAGGTACTGAGATATTGATATTTGAAGATAATGAAATGAACCAACATTTAATTGTTGAGCAATTGACAAAATGGGGCTGTAAAGTTCATGTAGATGTTGATTTAGACAAAGGCTTGTACTTACTGTCTTCTAGAAAAATTGATCTTATTTTGATGGATTTAAAAATGCCAAATCAAAACGGATTTGAAGTGTCTAAAGAGATACGAAAACATAAAAACAAAAAAGTAAATTCAGTTCCAATTATTGCCTTTAGTGCAGATTTTACCGAGCAAGACAGTAAAGAATGTAAAGAAATAGGAATTAATGATTTTCTATTGAAACCCTATACCCTAGATGATTTAATGGCCACCATTGTAAAGAATAAAAAACTAAATACAAATACTGCAGATTTTGCCTCAATACTTCAAAAACCAATGATAGAATTAAAAGAAACCACGGTTGTAAATCTAGATAGTCTGATGAAAGATTGTTTCGGAGAAATTGATATGCTAAATGAATTAGTAAAGTTGTTCAAGTTGAACGCAATTGAGTTCATTGGTAATGTGAAAATTCATCTAAAGACTGAGAATTTAAAGGAAATTGCTTTATCTGCACATAAATTAAAAGCTGGTTTTGCAATGATAAAAGCTGACGGCATGCGAAAGTTAATTGTTGAGCTAGAGAATAGTTGTAAAACAAATCAACCTGAAAAAGTAAAAGAGTTGTATAAAATTTTCTTGACCGATTATCCATTATTAGAAGAGAATTTGAGCAATGAACTAGAAAAAATGAATAAAAAGTAA
- a CDS encoding response regulator transcription factor, whose product MGKSVLLADDDQLLASLLNFRLKKGGYTVHHSVNGKEVKEYLENTMPDIIVSDIMMPYFSGIELIDYVRNELKSNTPIIIISSAGNEQNVLTAFELGANDFITKPVSPTELLVRIAREINK is encoded by the coding sequence ATGGGAAAAAGTGTACTATTAGCAGATGACGACCAACTTTTAGCCTCTTTATTAAACTTTAGGCTAAAAAAAGGAGGCTATACAGTACATCATTCCGTTAACGGAAAAGAAGTAAAAGAGTATTTAGAAAATACAATGCCCGACATAATCGTGAGCGATATTATGATGCCATATTTTTCTGGTATTGAGCTTATAGATTATGTGCGAAATGAACTTAAATCAAATACACCTATAATTATTATATCATCGGCCGGTAATGAACAGAACGTTCTCACCGCTTTTGAATTAGGTGCAAATGATTTTATTACGAAACCAGTAAGTCCAACAGAATTATTAGTTAGAATAGCACGAGAAATAAATAAGTAA
- a CDS encoding HEAT repeat domain-containing protein has product MNYLNLKVQIRELIKNNFDRDVLTEVLLDLRKDLSGQSQAVLIELYTDLGLHHDAYEKLGSRKWQVVSSGIVELTTMEVDESYGLIIKFINHRQSTIRKQAEIAVVNLREEGIKYFLDNTKFKIAEWQQLKLLDVLRHKPNYNPPQFALWLTSTNTHVVLFSLRLIKYYSQNGAEESIITLLKHKNRDIQAEAIECIKDFYFVNALITLKLVYSKTSHDIKIAILDAIGELGTKAEVSFLENLQLTERNFNIKSKVIGTLNKIDPERVLPTKNISKPDFYDVKWDDAMQEEEHAIIDNHEDIVLHNGIADVSTEIDSEPILTDETSEISSSFEEEIISKETEEVMNEEFVNEEHTEFEAELQQNGTEKVSSLEDIDLSFLPHIKEEEALEERLEKTGVVVDNEQEQDVEEEFTFSFLPFVVEEDVIEEVTTSYDDDDFKPLFELDNELMGEVQEESAVNPLDNASTNLTHDFDWTTLNSENEERNKKVVVSVTDSAEPLISFENDNVSFAANFMPQEELDAMVMLENISELGDCRELILLYQIIEKNSSKVVIERANELIQKFSYQSPRPNELFSDDNDLSESVFTDIYNLADYETKLMLIGEIKKVGDEKEIDLLESVIQSESKKLVKKATEALEFIKSQLLELDDKPSSTSDEDSILDVAFELESNNSIKYKGTVSNENGSTLFDQLCSMSNSLYRKKDG; this is encoded by the coding sequence ATGAATTACTTAAATCTAAAAGTTCAGATTAGAGAATTGATTAAGAATAATTTCGATAGAGATGTTCTTACAGAGGTTTTGCTTGATTTACGAAAAGATTTATCTGGGCAGTCTCAAGCTGTTTTAATAGAACTTTATACTGATTTGGGACTACATCATGACGCTTATGAAAAATTAGGCAGCAGAAAATGGCAAGTAGTTTCTAGCGGAATAGTAGAATTGACCACGATGGAGGTTGATGAGTCGTATGGCTTAATTATAAAATTCATTAACCATAGGCAAAGTACCATTCGTAAACAGGCAGAAATTGCGGTAGTAAATCTTCGAGAAGAGGGTATTAAATATTTTCTAGATAATACCAAGTTTAAGATTGCTGAATGGCAACAATTGAAGTTGTTAGATGTACTTAGACATAAACCTAATTATAATCCGCCTCAATTCGCACTATGGTTGACTTCTACCAATACTCACGTGGTGTTGTTCTCCTTACGCTTGATCAAATATTATAGTCAGAACGGTGCTGAAGAATCTATTATAACGCTTTTAAAGCATAAGAACCGGGATATACAGGCAGAAGCTATTGAATGCATTAAAGATTTTTATTTTGTGAATGCTTTAATCACTTTAAAATTGGTGTATTCCAAGACTAGTCATGATATCAAAATAGCAATTTTAGATGCCATTGGTGAATTGGGTACAAAGGCAGAAGTCTCCTTCTTAGAAAATCTGCAATTAACAGAACGTAATTTTAATATCAAAAGCAAAGTAATAGGTACACTCAACAAAATTGATCCTGAAAGAGTTTTACCTACAAAGAATATTTCTAAGCCAGATTTTTATGATGTTAAATGGGATGATGCAATGCAAGAAGAAGAGCATGCAATAATTGACAATCATGAAGATATAGTACTACATAATGGTATTGCAGATGTTTCTACTGAGATAGATTCTGAACCTATACTTACTGACGAAACAAGCGAAATATCATCTTCCTTTGAAGAAGAAATAATATCTAAAGAAACTGAAGAGGTAATGAATGAAGAGTTTGTTAATGAAGAGCACACTGAATTTGAAGCAGAATTGCAACAAAATGGTACAGAGAAGGTCAGCTCTTTAGAAGATATCGATTTAAGTTTTTTACCTCATATTAAAGAGGAAGAAGCATTAGAGGAAAGACTAGAAAAAACTGGGGTAGTTGTAGACAATGAGCAAGAACAAGATGTAGAAGAAGAATTTACTTTTAGTTTTCTGCCATTTGTGGTAGAAGAAGATGTTATTGAAGAAGTAACCACTTCTTATGATGATGACGATTTTAAACCATTGTTTGAATTAGACAATGAATTAATGGGAGAAGTACAAGAAGAAAGTGCTGTTAACCCTCTAGATAATGCTTCTACGAATTTAACTCATGATTTTGATTGGACTACTTTAAATTCAGAAAACGAAGAGCGGAATAAAAAAGTCGTTGTTAGTGTAACCGATTCGGCTGAACCTCTTATTTCTTTTGAAAACGATAATGTTTCATTCGCGGCAAACTTTATGCCTCAAGAAGAGCTTGATGCAATGGTAATGTTAGAAAATATTTCTGAACTGGGTGACTGTCGCGAACTCATATTACTATATCAAATTATAGAAAAAAATAGTTCTAAAGTGGTTATTGAAAGAGCGAATGAATTAATTCAGAAATTCTCTTATCAATCACCACGACCTAATGAGTTGTTTTCAGATGATAATGACCTTTCAGAAAGTGTATTTACCGACATTTATAATCTAGCCGATTATGAGACTAAACTTATGCTTATTGGTGAAATAAAAAAGGTAGGTGACGAGAAAGAAATTGATTTATTGGAAAGCGTTATTCAATCTGAATCAAAAAAACTTGTAAAAAAGGCCACCGAGGCTTTAGAATTTATAAAGTCGCAGTTATTAGAACTTGATGATAAACCTAGTAGCACTTCAGACGAAGATTCTATTTTAGATGTTGCTTTTGAGTTAGAATCAAATAATTCTATAAAATATAAGGGAACAGTTTCAAACGAAAATGGTTCTACCTTATTTGATCAGTTATGTTCCATGTCTAACTCCTTATACAGAAAAAAGGATGGATAG